Proteins encoded together in one Mus musculus strain C57BL/6J chromosome 16, GRCm38.p6 C57BL/6J window:
- the Cfap298 gene encoding cilia- and flagella-associated protein 298, with translation MVVLHVKRGDESQFLLQAPGSTELEELTAQVARVYNGRLKVHRLCSEMEELAEHGVFLPPNMQGLTDEQIEELKLKDEWGEKCVPSGGSVFTKDEIGRRNGQAPNEKMKQVLKKTVEEAKAIVSKKQVEAGVFVTMEMVKDALDQLRGAVMIVYPMGLPPYDPIRMEFENKEDLSGTQAALEVIQESEAQLWWAAKELRRTKKLSDYVGKNEKTKIIVKIQQRGQGAPAREPVISSEEHKQLMLFYHRRQEELKKLEENDDDSCLNSPWADNTALKRHFHGVKDIKWRPR, from the exons ATGGTTGTGCTGCACGTGAAGAGAGGCGACGAGAGCCAGTTCTTACTGCAGGCGCCCGGGAGCACGGAGCTGGAAGAGCTCACGGCGCAGGTGGCCCGCGTCTACAACGGGCGGCTGAAGGTGCACCGGCTCTGCTCAG AGATGGAGGAGCTGGCGGAACACGGTGTCTTTCTGCCCCCTAATATGCAAGGGCTGACTGATGAGCAGATCGAAGAGCTGAAACTGAAGGACGAGTGGGGGGAGAAGTGTGTGCCCAGTGGAGGGTCTGTTTTTACGAAGGACGAGATCGGGCGGAGGAACGGGCAAG CTCCAAATGAGAAAATGAAGCAGGTTTTAAAGAAGACGGTAGAAGAAGCCAAGGCGATAGTGTCTAAG AAACAAGTAGAAGCTGGAGTCTTTGTTACCATGGAGATGGTGAAAGATGCCTTGGACCAGCTTCGAGGTGCGGTCATGATCGTTTATCCCATGGGGCTGCCACCATACGATCCTATCcggatggaatttgaaaataaagaagatTTGTCAGGAACTCAG GCAGCCCTCGAAGTCATCCAGGAGTCGGAGGCACAGCTGTGGTGGGCCGCCAAGGAGCTGAGAAGAACAAAGAAGCTTTCTGACTATGTGGGgaaaaatgagaaaaccaaaatCATCGTCAAGATCCAGCAG AGAGGGCAGGGTGCCCCAGCCCGGGAGCCTGTCATCAGCAGTGAAGAACACAAGCAGCTGATGCTGTTCTACCACAGAAGACAGGAGGAGCTCAAG AAACTGGAAGAGAATGACGATGACTCCTGTCTGAACTCCCCGTGGGCTGACAACACGGCTTTGAAAAGACATTTTCATGGCGTAAAAGACATAAAGTGGCGGCCCAGGTGA